A genomic region of Gemmata massiliana contains the following coding sequences:
- a CDS encoding alpha-amylase family glycosyl hydrolase, protein MLATKPIARTRPYPAAEVRRGRNSTATVHPGMGAIPHANGVAFRVWAPHAESVAVVGTFNNWDKTKNLFTRENGEGYWYVDVPGAKIGAEYRFVLNTPTGELSKIDPYAREVTNSVGNGVVHDPNFDWGEEFFPSPKWNEMVIYELHVGTFNDEKPDDPLPATFESIVRRFDHLKRLGVNCIQVMPVAEFAGDRSWGYNPAHIFAVESSYGGPRKFKEFVREAHRNGFAVILDVVYNHFGPSDLDLWRFDGWSENDGGGIYFYQDWRNETPWGSTRPDYGRPEVRQFIRDNALMWIEDYHIDGLRMDMTLYIRSVRADGEPNLPDGWTLMQWINGEIREKHPNTITIAEDLQHNDWITKPVGEGGAGYGSQWDDQFVHPIREAVITAEDEHRSMEAVAAALTNRYNADVFQRVIYSESHDEVANGKARVVHEIAPGDPKNWFAQKRSTLAAALVFTAPGIPMLFQGQEFLEGEWFRDTVPVDWDNRTEFKGIVRLYRDLINLRLNRGGQTRGLAGQHIQVIRADETAKVIAFHRWMDGGESDSVVVVANFHRDAREDFRIGFPAPGAWQLLLNSDWEGYSTLFGNHPSSAVTAESGECDGLPNHGAVNIGPYSVLVFAQAHNS, encoded by the coding sequence ATGCTCGCGACGAAGCCCATCGCACGCACCCGTCCGTACCCCGCCGCAGAAGTCCGGCGCGGGCGGAACTCGACGGCGACCGTTCACCCCGGTATGGGGGCGATTCCCCACGCGAACGGGGTCGCGTTCCGCGTGTGGGCGCCGCACGCCGAGAGCGTGGCCGTGGTCGGGACGTTTAACAACTGGGACAAAACCAAGAACCTGTTCACCCGCGAGAACGGCGAGGGGTACTGGTATGTGGACGTGCCCGGCGCGAAGATCGGCGCGGAGTACCGGTTCGTTCTCAACACACCGACCGGCGAGCTCTCGAAGATCGATCCCTACGCACGCGAGGTGACCAACTCCGTTGGCAACGGAGTCGTCCACGACCCGAACTTCGATTGGGGCGAGGAGTTCTTCCCCAGCCCGAAGTGGAACGAAATGGTCATCTACGAACTGCACGTTGGTACGTTCAACGACGAGAAGCCGGACGACCCGTTGCCCGCGACGTTCGAGAGCATCGTCCGGCGGTTCGATCACCTCAAGCGCCTGGGCGTGAACTGCATTCAGGTGATGCCGGTCGCGGAGTTCGCGGGAGACCGGTCCTGGGGGTACAACCCGGCCCATATCTTTGCGGTGGAGAGTTCTTACGGCGGGCCGCGGAAGTTCAAGGAGTTCGTGCGCGAGGCGCACCGCAACGGGTTCGCGGTCATTCTGGACGTGGTCTACAACCACTTCGGCCCGAGCGACCTCGATTTGTGGCGGTTCGACGGGTGGAGCGAGAACGACGGCGGCGGCATCTACTTCTACCAGGACTGGCGGAACGAGACCCCGTGGGGCTCCACGCGGCCCGACTACGGGCGCCCCGAAGTGCGCCAGTTCATTCGCGATAACGCCCTGATGTGGATCGAGGACTACCACATCGACGGGCTGCGGATGGACATGACGCTGTACATCCGCAGCGTGCGCGCGGACGGGGAGCCGAACCTCCCGGACGGTTGGACGCTGATGCAGTGGATCAACGGCGAGATCCGGGAGAAGCACCCGAACACGATCACCATTGCCGAAGACCTGCAACACAACGACTGGATCACGAAGCCGGTGGGGGAGGGCGGAGCCGGGTACGGGAGCCAGTGGGACGACCAGTTCGTTCACCCGATCCGCGAGGCCGTCATCACGGCCGAGGACGAGCACCGGTCGATGGAGGCGGTCGCGGCGGCCCTCACCAACCGCTACAACGCGGACGTCTTCCAGCGCGTGATTTACAGCGAGAGCCACGACGAGGTGGCCAACGGGAAGGCGCGCGTGGTCCACGAGATCGCGCCGGGCGATCCGAAGAACTGGTTCGCGCAAAAACGGTCCACGCTCGCCGCGGCACTGGTGTTCACGGCACCGGGCATTCCGATGCTCTTTCAGGGGCAGGAGTTTCTCGAAGGCGAGTGGTTCCGCGATACGGTCCCGGTGGACTGGGACAATCGCACGGAATTTAAGGGCATCGTTCGACTGTACCGCGATCTGATTAATCTGCGGTTGAACCGGGGCGGGCAAACGCGCGGGTTGGCCGGGCAGCACATTCAGGTTATTCGGGCCGATGAGACCGCAAAAGTGATCGCGTTTCACCGGTGGATGGACGGCGGGGAAAGTGATTCTGTGGTTGTAGTTGCGAACTTCCACCGGGACGCGCGCGAAGATTTTCGTATCGGTTTTCCCGCGCCCGGGGCATGGCAGTTGCTACTTAACTCGGACTGGGAGGGTTACAGCACGCTGTTCGGCAATCACCCTTCCTCCGCTGTCACCGCCGAATCCGGCGAGTGCGACGGATTGCCGAACCACGGGGCTGTGAACATCGGCCCGTACAGCGTGCTGGTGTTCGCACAAGCTCATAACTCCTGA
- a CDS encoding YihY/virulence factor BrkB family protein has product MKITPRDTWNLLRDSGSKFIEDKAPRIGAALAYYTALSLSPLLLAVVAIAGLAFGQEAARGEIVEQFRDTIGVEAASFVEQLVLKSSSQSDGIIATVIALGVLFFGASGVFSDMQSALNTIWKVPGRKPEGGVLIIIKERLLSFSLVCGAAFLLLVSLVVTAVLAGVNSHIAGWMPGMDSLAQVINFGLNFALTAALFAMIFKWLPETQLAWRDVGIGACVTAGLFSIGRYLIGLYLGKAAVGSTYGAAGAFVVLLVWIYYSTQILLFGAELTFVYAQRFGSGVRTADGALVEPRAATTPDLAPAAVS; this is encoded by the coding sequence ATGAAGATCACACCACGAGACACCTGGAATCTGTTGAGAGATTCCGGCTCGAAGTTCATTGAGGACAAGGCCCCGCGGATCGGGGCAGCGCTCGCGTACTACACCGCGCTGTCGCTGTCACCGCTGCTGCTCGCGGTAGTCGCGATCGCGGGACTCGCGTTCGGTCAGGAGGCCGCGCGGGGGGAAATCGTCGAGCAGTTTCGCGACACGATCGGCGTCGAGGCCGCGAGCTTCGTCGAGCAACTCGTGCTGAAAAGCTCGTCGCAGTCCGACGGTATCATCGCTACGGTGATCGCGCTCGGGGTGCTGTTCTTCGGGGCGTCGGGCGTGTTCTCGGACATGCAGAGCGCGCTGAACACGATCTGGAAGGTGCCCGGGCGCAAGCCCGAGGGCGGGGTTCTCATCATCATCAAGGAGCGCCTGCTCTCGTTCTCGCTCGTGTGCGGGGCCGCGTTCTTGCTGCTCGTTTCGCTCGTGGTGACCGCGGTGCTCGCGGGGGTGAACAGTCACATCGCCGGGTGGATGCCCGGAATGGACTCGCTGGCACAGGTGATCAATTTCGGGTTGAACTTCGCACTCACCGCGGCGCTATTCGCGATGATCTTCAAGTGGCTCCCGGAAACGCAACTCGCGTGGCGCGACGTGGGGATCGGTGCCTGCGTGACCGCGGGGCTGTTCTCGATCGGGCGCTATTTAATCGGGCTGTACCTCGGGAAGGCCGCGGTCGGATCGACATACGGTGCCGCGGGCGCGTTCGTGGTACTCTTGGTGTGGATCTATTACTCGACGCAAATCCTTCTGTTCGGTGCGGAACTCACGTTCGTGTACGCCCAGCGATTCGGTTCCGGGGTCCGCACCGCGGACGGCGCGCTGGTGGAACCGCGTGCCGCGACGACCCCGGACCTCGCTCCGGCGGCCGTGAGTTAA
- a CDS encoding DUF1328 domain-containing protein: MLRWALMFLVVALISALFGFTDVAGTSMVAAKILFFVFLVMFVVSLVLGGRSTRDVV; encoded by the coding sequence ATGCTCCGCTGGGCACTCATGTTCTTGGTCGTCGCGCTGATTTCGGCCCTGTTCGGGTTCACCGACGTGGCAGGTACTTCGATGGTCGCAGCCAAGATCCTGTTCTTCGTCTTCCTGGTGATGTTCGTCGTGTCCCTCGTCTTGGGGGGCCGGTCCACCAGAGACGTTGTCTAG
- a CDS encoding DUF2934 domain-containing protein, with amino-acid sequence MANKSPSPAQSNHTPVSQRTNPATASESVSLQPASNPAKVSTDKIRARAFFLWEQAGQPEGDGVEFWLRAEQELAAPR; translated from the coding sequence ATGGCCAATAAGAGTCCCAGTCCTGCGCAGAGCAACCACACACCGGTCAGCCAACGCACGAACCCGGCAACCGCATCGGAATCGGTATCGCTACAACCTGCGTCTAACCCCGCGAAAGTGAGCACTGACAAGATTCGAGCGCGAGCGTTCTTCTTGTGGGAACAAGCTGGCCAACCGGAAGGTGACGGAGTCGAGTTCTGGCTGCGTGCGGAACAGGAGCTGGCCGCCCCGCGGTAG
- a CDS encoding TspO/MBR family protein: protein MSSLTCNSVGSTTKPGPGLTGVAVIVSATALVGVLGGLITAPAVDSWYRELSKPSWTPPDWVFGPVWAALYAMMAIAASIVWVERNSDDVCCPLSAFGVQLGLNLAWSVCFFGLHSPLLGFLDICLLWVMVAVTMAEFFLVSRVAGLLMVPYWLWVTFAAALNATIVIHGG from the coding sequence ATGTCTTCACTCACGTGCAATTCTGTCGGTAGCACGACCAAGCCGGGGCCGGGGTTGACCGGGGTCGCGGTGATCGTTTCCGCGACCGCTCTCGTTGGTGTGCTCGGTGGTCTTATCACCGCTCCCGCGGTGGACAGTTGGTACCGCGAACTCTCGAAGCCGTCGTGGACCCCGCCCGACTGGGTGTTCGGCCCGGTCTGGGCGGCTCTGTACGCGATGATGGCGATCGCGGCCTCGATCGTCTGGGTCGAGCGCAACAGTGACGATGTGTGCTGTCCGTTGAGTGCGTTCGGTGTGCAACTGGGGCTCAACCTCGCGTGGAGCGTGTGTTTCTTCGGCCTGCACAGCCCGCTCTTGGGCTTCCTCGACATCTGCCTTTTGTGGGTCATGGTCGCGGTCACGATGGCCGAGTTCTTCCTAGTGTCGCGGGTCGCAGGGCTGCTCATGGTGCCGTACTGGTTGTGGGTCACGTTCGCTGCGGCTTTGAATGCCACGATTGTGATTCATGGTGGCTGA
- a CDS encoding DUF2383 domain-containing protein, producing MSTATHEPMTCDTDALNSLLRGELSAVETYTQAMGKFDDLEVVAELQKIRDEHSRAVRELRDHVITFGGAPAESSEVWGTFTATVTATAKALGPATVLAALRQGEEHGIGAYEDALHNEDIHPDCHRMILSDLLPACRRHVEGLNHLLGCSHHD from the coding sequence ATGAGTACTGCAACGCACGAGCCGATGACCTGTGATACCGACGCCCTGAACTCACTGTTGCGGGGCGAGCTGTCAGCGGTCGAAACGTACACCCAGGCGATGGGCAAGTTCGATGATCTGGAAGTCGTCGCCGAACTGCAAAAGATCCGTGACGAACACAGCCGCGCGGTGCGCGAGTTGCGCGACCACGTGATTACGTTCGGCGGGGCACCCGCGGAAAGCTCTGAAGTTTGGGGAACGTTCACCGCGACTGTGACCGCGACCGCAAAGGCGCTCGGGCCCGCGACCGTGCTGGCCGCACTGCGTCAGGGCGAAGAACACGGGATCGGCGCCTACGAGGACGCGCTCCACAACGAGGACATCCACCCGGACTGTCACCGAATGATTCTCAGTGATCTGCTGCCCGCGTGCCGGAGGCACGTCGAGGGGCTTAATCATCTTCTCGGTTGCAGTCACCACGATTGA
- a CDS encoding COG1470 family protein, producing the protein MRVWYIAAAALVAFGFGCNKSPEGGTPGTNASFKIALPGLSGSPLAKDVKQGDRESYDASIDRGSDFKKDVKLTVASKPEKIDVKLNKESIKAGEGDTKFTITVAPAKDAAIGEHEIKISAAPADGGKATEGTFKVKVIENK; encoded by the coding sequence ATGCGCGTTTGGTATATCGCAGCAGCGGCACTGGTGGCATTCGGGTTCGGGTGCAACAAGAGCCCCGAGGGTGGAACGCCGGGTACAAATGCGTCGTTCAAAATCGCGTTACCCGGTCTTTCTGGCTCACCTCTCGCCAAAGACGTGAAGCAGGGCGACCGCGAGAGCTACGACGCGAGCATCGATCGCGGGTCCGATTTCAAGAAGGACGTGAAGCTGACCGTTGCGTCGAAGCCGGAGAAGATCGACGTCAAATTGAACAAGGAATCGATCAAGGCGGGTGAGGGCGATACAAAGTTTACGATCACCGTGGCGCCCGCGAAGGACGCGGCGATCGGCGAACACGAGATCAAGATCAGCGCTGCGCCGGCTGACGGCGGCAAAGCGACAGAGGGCACCTTCAAGGTGAAGGTGATCGAGAACAAGTAA